In the genome of Streptomyces sp. P3, the window GCGCCCGCTGCTGCGCATCTACTGGTTCGACGGCGCCCCGGACCGCGTCCCCCAGCCGGAGCACCGCAGACTGCGCGTGATGCCCCGGGTGACGGTCCGGCTGGGCGCCCTCACCCGCAGCGACGGACGGTGGGCCCAAAAGGGCGTCGACGCCGCCATGCACGCCGAGCTGACCGAGCTGGCCCGCAACCGCGCCTGCTCCGACGTCGTGCTCGTCACCGGCGACGGCGACCTGCTGCCGGGGATGATGGCCGCCAAGGAGCACGGCGTCGCCGTCCACCTCTGGGCCGTCCAGGCCGCCGACGGCGACTACAACCAGTCCGAGGACCTGGTCGCCGAGGCCGACGAGCGGCGCGTCCTGGACCGCATCTGGATCACGAAGGCGGTTCGCGCGAAAGAGCTCGGCGGGGTCTGCGCGCCGCCGCCCGCGCCCCGCCCCGAGATCGCCGCGATCCTCTCCGCTCCACTGCCCGACTCCGGGCTCGCCCCCACGGTGGAGCGGCCCCCCGAGGAGGCCGAGCACCCCTCGGTGACCGCCGGCTCCGACACCGGCGCGCGGGACCGCGTGCCGGCCCCCAAGGGCGTCCCCACGCCCAAGGACCTGGCCGCTCTACGGGCGTCCGGGACGTCCGGGGCGCCCGCCGTCCAGCATCCGGCCACCGCGACCCTGCGCTGGTCCTCCGACAAGGGCTGGGTGGACCGCCCCGGGGCCGCCCCCGAGCCCGCCGAGGTCGCCTCCATGCCGACGCTCGCGCAGGTCACCACGGCCGAAC includes:
- a CDS encoding NYN domain-containing protein; the encoded protein is MDRCIVLVDAGYLLGAAASLLAGEPSRSRITVDHSALVQGLREQAESETERPLLRIYWFDGAPDRVPQPEHRRLRVMPRVTVRLGALTRSDGRWAQKGVDAAMHAELTELARNRACSDVVLVTGDGDLLPGMMAAKEHGVAVHLWAVQAADGDYNQSEDLVAEADERRVLDRIWITKAVRAKELGGVCAPPPAPRPEIAAILSAPLPDSGLAPTVERPPEEAEHPSVTAGSDTGARDRVPAPKGVPTPKDLAALRASGTSGAPAVQHPATATLRWSSDKGWVDRPGAAPEPAEVASMPTLAQVTTAEQRWADREEDITTVSGDPYEVGQVFARRWMARLGDQSHLQKLSGMYPRIPHRIDGELLRYAARFGLLAHKDDQIDEHDRYAIRAGFWREIDVRTAAGHAPAAD